From the Labrus mixtus chromosome 17, fLabMix1.1, whole genome shotgun sequence genome, one window contains:
- the ark2n gene encoding uncharacterized protein C18orf25 homolog isoform X2 codes for MKMADSEKAEEFVDAECPLECLDEAQSATASVQGEQDEHLKTETTTSTSSPPREKEGDSPLNTEGEQSLLSMPCLMKELRRDSPESQTASTGSDKPVSRHIYESDSSNPCMLSPSSSGHLADSDTLSSGEEGAAPPAGEDANMEASNDPGQAAGRQASATSTGGRKSRRSRSESEMPPNAMAAKKNRCQPTTAAAGGQEKQTNGKLGKVKGHRSQKHKERMRLLRQKREAAARKKYNLLQDSSTSDSELTCDSSTSSSEDDDDDTSGGSKTIKTDISAGFRRASERSRVGAQIHGLLDSGTWDRNGIGSVLEEAMTRFAVMQRQTEERFRIWMEKLAHLDSDDSSKRSSDAHEGQQQGGRPSPPSSYLPSSESAETMAAYMLARENNTLTPTPINNNILPEVTTQNGNLGVPDPGLLNV; via the exons ATGAAGATGGCTGATTCAGAAAAGGCAGAGGAATTTGTTGATGCCGAGTGCCCCCTAGAGTGCCTTGATGAAGCACAATCAGCCACAGCTTCTGTTCAGGGAGAGCAGGACGAGCACCTGAAAACAGAGACCACCACCAGTACCAGCTCACCGCCAAGGGAAAAGGAGGGAGACAGCCCATTGAATACAGAGGGTGAGCAGAGTCTCCTCTCCATGCCATGCCTGATGAAGGAACTCCGCAGAGACTCGCCAGAGTCCCAGACTGCCTCCACAGGGAGTGACAAGCCTGTATCACGTCATATCTATGAGAGTGACTCCTCAAATCCCTGCATGCTATCCCCCTCATCCAGCGGCCACCTAGCTGACTCAGACACGCTCTCCTCAGGGGAAGAAGGTGCCgctcctcctgcaggagaagATGCCAACATGGAGGCGTCAAATGATCCAGGGCAGGCAGCAGGAAGGCAAGCGTCTGCCACGTCTACAGGGGGGAGGAAGTCCCGGCGATCACGCTCGGAGAGTGAGATGCCTCCTAATGCAATGGCCGCAAAGAAAAACCGCTGCCAGCCCACCACAGCTGCCGCGGGAggtcaggaaaaacaaaccaacgGCAAGCTGGGAAAAGTGAAAGGTCACCGGAGCCAGAAACACAAGGAGCGGATGCGTTTGCTGAGGCAAAAACGAGAAGCAGCAGCGCGGAAGAAGTATAACCTGCTGCAGGACAGCAGTACAAGTGACAGCGAGCTCACATGTGACTCCAGCACTAGCTCCTCTGAGGATGACGATGATGACACTTCAGGAGGCAGCAAGACAATCAAGACAGATATTTCAG CTGGCTTCAGACGTGCATCGGAGAGATCCAGAGTGGGCGCCCAGATTCATGGGCTGCTGGACAGCGGTACGTGGGACAGAAACGGCATCGGCAGTGTCCTGGAGGAGGCCATGACGCGCTTTGCTGTGATGCAGCGCCAGACTGAGGAGCGCTTCCGCATCTGGATGGAAAAGCTTGCACATCTTGACTCCGACGACTCATCCAAACGTTCAAGTGATGCCCACGAGGGTCAGCAGCAGGGTGGACGCCCATCCCCACCCAGTTCCTATTTGCCATCATCGGAGTCTGCAGAGACTATGGCTGCCTACATGTTGGCACGAGAGAATAACACTCTCACCCCCACTCccataaacaacaacattctACCTGAAGTGACCACTCAGAATGGAAATCTAGGTGTTCCAGACCCCGGTCTCCTGAATGTTTAG